The DNA segment ttccaatcttcctgttttttaatccaaacttcaatcttactgttttcttaatccaaacttcagaccttgtgctgaagcaaagagtcaaagagttcagaaatgcaggactgtgctcccacattcccccaatacttctcctcgcctctctgcaggtcttatctgggcaacatacatttgcatggtcgTTCGTGCTCagtcaacagcattgtccagttgtagtTCTTGTTTTCGAACACAACATCCGCAGtaaatggttaatgtccacaacgattgcttgattcaaactctgtagctgttgaaatcttatattccatttccatatttccttcttccaaatagcagcacgattagggtcaaagtagggttgctgcagactcagattctcaggatgccattttaaagtccgttggtctgtgatcaccatatccattttcactTAAGGGTCagctttcaatttttgatgttttcgactgaattccatgctgtttacattcagaaatgtaaactcgcaatcggtgtcttctgcacaggttttaacaattttctctgctttgtgggagaagggtaacaacatagagtaaaggatgacggaaatgctgaatagtcagtcgagagacccagtccttctcttagttcacccttcggaactgctgtgattttctctctcgacatttgcaatgCACCAACTTCTACttcgcatcctttaagatcatgtttgtaactcctacatttgagcttttcactgaacatctcatcagttctgagacagcccattcctgcagaaactttaaatgtttctggacaagcttctcccactgcttttatctctgactgttcagtaactattCTTTGTGCATCTGGGGAGATAGGGTACTGTCTCgaaagaggggaatccccttcctccaggagcaccttcatttgttcggcagaccctgtgtcaattacccgctgcccttccacacatgcctcgataagggtatggccacccctatcctgaagtaagggtcctaaaggaacgacatgtgtggttgagcCGACATCCCTATAGGAATcttccctcacctgcggaatcgaCCCCTGACCTCAGAAACCGAACCGAGGTATCATCCCTGTCTGTGACTCTCACTCCACTTTCCTgtttcttcaacttttcttttaacttttctaattctttagccagtttATCCCTGTCCTCAATCAACTGATGGGTCGCGATCcaggcaccacctggtcctgctccttttatgcgactcctcgcgggattcatccactcaggccttTCTGTCTTCCATTGCTGTAACCCCTGTGTCACTTCCATGATTGAGATTTCTGCAGCTCTCTGaaacaagctttctacccttgccaaccatttatcaaaactatcgtccccgccccaggcatctacttccagaactactgaaggaGATAAGAGaatcaaaatgatctctctatgtgtaccatccccAAATTGAcgtatcaatccaattacttcccaaacttttacacaactggaatatacatttcaccgcttccctgggtccttcccctggtaataatgcaagccgctttattaactgtggccctgagtgagcaccaaagattgcagctattattctaccaagcagagacctggaagttgtttcaaaacctactacctttccccggtgattccctaaagctcgcaAAACCATGTGAACCCTCGATTTCTCTGATATtttccctgactgccaccatcccagaatatcataccaccattgggcaaacttattaagatcctgaagcggtgcaggtcccacttcactatggatagctctcatgtcctgtaacgttacccctcctcgctcataccaggaatccccaaaaccacttaaggtagtgTTCCCCTCACGAGCTCCATGGGGAGTAGAGGAATCATCCTGCTCATCCTTGTCCACCCGAaagtgcttcccccactctccgcaTTACCGGAAGGTCATGTATAATGTTGTGGCGTGTGAAGCGTCTGAGGAACCAACGAGGCATCTAACTGCTCCACCTCCGTACCTAACATTGCCATGCGTACCACAcaggttcgaggctccgaagtcagagaagacaaaggagttgcggatgggaacggtgggcattctccctgtcccttaatccccttttcaactctcagacctgggGAATCCTCTGAATACCACCTGgttttatcaattgctgtctccgctggacaacctaataccaccatctgctgcagcttagatattcctttctcgagATCTTGATTACGGTTCTGTTCATCGGAAAGATGCTGATCCAgcatcagaacagtcctggctgccccgaatgCCTGAAATCGGcagttctctacttctttactcactgctgttagctgctctctgagttttGAGACTTCTCTATCTCtaacctcagcctcttctcctaacatttgaatccccagcattagacactgttacactaatgcttttctctttttatcactttttaacccaaacactttaatcttttttaactggacactctccactaaggactgccgtgtctctctccatcctcctgtcattgtttcctgccttATTCCATAAGATCCCCCTTtagactcaatccactcattaagaaatgaccggacctcatctggaatattccccAATCCTCCtattactaactgaagatccctttaagtcacgacaactaagagaatgctcacccctcgaactgatgtgtgggaaacacttcttcgaacaactcagccaactttctgcttcacatCGGGGTCTTCAAATAAGCCAACAAACTTTTGAacatcacgtcggggtcaccaatatgttgtaaacagctgtcttgctcttttcgctccaATCTTCTAATCTTCCTGTTTTTTTAATCCAAATTTCAATCTGactgttttcttaatccaaacttcagaccgtgtgctgaagcaaagagttcagaaatgcaggactgtgctcccacacggagaagaaggagatcctgagctcggACCTGGAGACGACAATGTCCGTCATCGGAGACAGAAGATCCcaggaacagaaagccaaacaagaaagggagaaggagctggcaaaagtgaccatcaagaaggaagatgttgAAGTCATTATGAATGAGATGGAGATTTCTCGAAGTGCAGCAGAGCGTAGTCTCCGGGAGCATCTGGGAAATGTCGTTGAAGCCTtgattgctctcactgactgaggccatcgagcgttccttgggactgtctcggagatgttcggaGGAGTGGgatagcaggaaagcaaagagactgggggcaagacgtgagtaggatgggacctagGGAGGCTTGTATGTTTAACGTTGTCCACTGTTTGGGGGCAGGATTGGGGCGTCGCCgtgaaatgaatgctttgcttgtgcAAGGGTTCCTCGTTGTGCCCCGGCGATGAATCCTGAAGATGGCCATAGCCTTCAAAATGGAAAAGATTGAAAGGATTCAGAACTTGAAACAATAAAATCCAAGCTAATTGAATCTAGAAAAAAGGGATTCCCATGGTTTTGCCCAGGTGCATTTTGTTActgggaacaagatcctcaggatattgaagtccaaggggctggctccagaccttccagaagatttgtaccatttgatcaagagggtgcttccacctccccaccctcctctgccccttcccccctcttcccccccccttctttcCACCCCTCTCCatgcccctcctctccctccttcctctcccctccctctgccttcccttcacataaaggtaggacttctatttttttatttttattgattgcttattactttggtcttggtgctttaggtgcagggttccttctattttttatttgttaattaattgcttattactttttgtgctttgtttagtgctttgcaagtcttggtgcaggtcctctcaacttccttgtattttttatttgttattgaatgcttatttttgtactttgtttagtgcttggtgctttaaatgtacttatgcttctttaatgttgttgtgaaggtgtttagtgctttggaaaatcctctcacttccctccccccccacccccgctcccctcacccccccccccccttctctggctacctgcgctgatttcttaagtctccgaaaggtttttctgagcgtataaaagtgaacatatacgctggcctaagttagtttggaataactttttgctggccaaacttgcttaaatggttaaaacaggcataagtggctggtaatgcccacttttgaaaaaaaaaactgaactaaaaagtaactgaactaactcacttaaactggagcaaactaaatggggagaattgcgatttttaagatactccaaaaaaaactagttgctccaaaaaaataggagcaacttctggggaaacttgggcccattgttactAACTCAAATTTGCCTTGTTTCTAATCGGATACAAGGGCCGGGCCATATAATATCTAACAAAACATCCAGCCCAAATTTTGTGGAAGAAATTCAAGTTgtttcaatgtttttttttaattaataaagCAATTATTATAATGGGTCTTTTGTTGTTCTTTAAATTACTGGTGACAATCAATACGATTTAGAACACGGAGTGCTGTATTGAGTTGAACATTGGACCCCTGTAATACCTTGATCAAAAGATAAGTATGGTGAAGGAAGTTTTTCCACTCTGTTGTGCCATGGTCGGGTAGGTTGTAGTTTTGCTCCTGGAATTTCCCACATCACAAGTTCTTGATTTGGGAGATACCAAGAAGAAGAGAAAATCAGCTTAGGCCAATCATATGCGATTTCCAATAGCAAACTTGAGAAAACTTGCAAAAGTCTGCAATCAGATTACCTGGTGCCCTCTCAGCTAGGGAATCTAAAATTAATAATGGTGATAATTCTGAAATATATAATCACTACTGTTGCTTTTAATTATCGTCTACTGTCACTGCAATTGATTTTTCAACTATTGTTATTGTAAGTACTGCTGGCATAATATTATAAAAGAGCAACCTGGAACCCCTTGCTCTGATCCACCTCAAACCTCACAGCCAAGGTGCTTCCTAGACCAATCACCGAATAAACAAATCACTACCCCTTAGCCCACTCAGCAATCAGCTCCTAACAATAACTCACCCTCTCCCTTACACCCtcactgtcttgctctctctccttctgtccttctgtctctgtctctcactgtctcaaactCCACCCCCATCCCCATATTACCTGAACTTCCCGATCAGGAATGACCCTGCCTTGCCAATTAGTAAACTCCATCCAAGTGCAAATAACTGTACAGCTCACTCAATGTATATACCTGCAAGCACCAAGGAACCTGCAAGGCAGCATGTATTTTCTATTGCTTTATATTGTATCATGACCCgataaaacatgtacatttatgcAGAATTCAATAATAACACAAAACTATTTGAAATAAATATTAATTCAAGGACTAATGAGCAAACATTTGACCCTCCAGTGAAGCCATGTAAGTCTGTGTTAATAAAAGAGTGTTCACCACTTATGCCATTGCTCCCAGCTACTTTTTCAGCTGCAGTATAAACTAATCATTTTTTAATTTTTACCTGCTTTGTATTATCTAATAATATTTCCTTATGTCAAATGAGATTTAAGGAGAAACAAATACTTACAAAAAATACTTTAACAGTTTTCATTTTTGCAATTAATatcccagattttgcggtcagcagcaaaTCAACAGTGctagccattcattacacttacacttgcgcacagactttctatgggcttttgcactagAATTTGTGGTGATTAGAAATACAAAACCTCGTGGTGCCCTCTAAGTGGGATCTGGGAATTCTGTGAACAGGGCAAGAAACTGTGTAtcaccttaaccaatcagattgaataatCCTTACATGCAGCGTCTAAactaggaagtgtaagttagaataattaattcaatggcaaattatgtacagaaagcgaaataaaaaaggggaaagaaagatgagattaagagagcgataaaagagacagaaagaaaaagtaaaacaaatgtttttaaatcttcaacaataattaaaatctgaaggaatgagactccacacttgtaaaagttaattttctgtgtcaaagaggttgtttggcagtaattaagacttaaaaattcacttacacttgaatggacaaaccctaagtttttctgctgagttTAGTGTGTATCTATCATGTAAGTATCCCAACTTCACGCCCTTCCATGTATTTAAATGCCGATATagcaaagcttctggaggagcagggcaactcagacagcaacttcctgatttctgtgttTAATTGCACATGTGCtgtcaccagaagttgctgtctgatttattcTTTAATAACGTTGAATGCTGATAGTCTCACCgttatttttactgcaaaatctGGGTCCAACAACTTAACTTTGTTTTTTATTTACTGACATCTATTTTCTGACATCTATTCTCCTATGAGAAACTATTTATAGCATTATTTTTTCTGGCAGTCTATGGAAAACTTTACATCACCAATATGTACTTCGAGGCAATCTGTGGAGTGCAATGCATCTATACTATCCATTTCCAAAGTGGTCGATGGAGAACTTTGTACCTACAGCACCCATTTTCATGGCAGCCTATAAAAAAAGAGGTGGGGGAACAGGGTGCCACAGTGCTTTAGACACAAGGCTTTCACTTCTTGGGCCAAGTTTTAAATCAGGCCAGAGTGTTGGTATGAACGTCTGCTCTCTCTGCTGTTTCTTTGGACAGTCTTGATTCAGTTCCTAGTGGGCATTGTCACACAGCTGAAAACTGTACCTATTTCAGCACTGGTTGGCATTCTCACCCAGAGAGACCACATAATGGTTGGTATGCAAAATAGGTGCTCTTCTGATGTTGAAACTGAGGCACATAATTGGGGCTGAgttgagggaactttactctgtgatCAGCTGTGCTATACTTGATCGagaagtgcttgatgctgacactggctgTCAGAAATGATTAAAGTTCCATTCCCCTAGCATCACTCAGCCTGAAAAGTTGTTGGGCTGTCAATTTTTTCCAGGAATGTATGGAGGGTTTTTCATCGATGGAATTCCATTGCCTAGCAAGTTCTGAAAGCTTATATAAATGAAGTTGCTCTGTTCATGTCGCTGACTAGAAGAAGCTTTTGAGCAGTTCGAGTTGTATCCTCCAGTAATTTCACATGCATTTTTCATCAGTAGTACCGATGTACAAATTGTGTCTGGCATTTTGGTAGGTGTTGAATTTTTTTAATGGATTACAAACTACAACTGCAACTACCAAAAGCAGTACACTGGAAGTTTATTAGGAAGCAACAATTGGGATTATAAATCTTTTGCAATAAATGCAAAAGTAATGAAAATTATATTTATGTATATCCTTGAGCGCTACAGGATTTATTATTTGACTAAATCAGGATTCGCAGAATTAGCTTTAGGCAGCTTCAATGTTGAAGAaaaagaatgaaagaacttgcattaatatgTTGACTGGAAGACAAATACATAGCTGGTTAACTTCACTTAGTTTTCTCCATTTCCTTTTGCATTACAGATTATTAGCATGACAATTCCCAACTTTTGACTGCCCTGCTCCTTCCCTATTTTTGGTTGGCTACAATCCCCTAATACATTATAGGCAGTAATGAACAACTCCCTCTATCGGGTGCTACATTCAATGACAGGCTGTCAAAGCAAATCTCCTgattaatggcccagaatttgctggaaaaataataaCGAGTTCAAGATGCAATTTGTTATCAGTGTGTAGAAAAACCCAGCaaattgtggcgaggaagagatatgtCATGAGTTGCGAATTACCACAATTTGCTGGACAATTTGCTCTGTTCTTCCATTAGCCTCACAAAAACGGGAGCTCGCTCCTTCATCAAACCATATAAAATTGTGGAAAGACAATAGGGCTTGGGATACATTGTTGGAACCATTGAATATAAAACAAAAAACATGATACTCAGGCTTTATAAGACTTTGGTACCTCTGCATTGGAGTATTGTGGCCAGTTTTAGTTCTTGCACATGGTGAGGGATATTGAAGTTCTGGAGAAAGTGTGGAGAGATGTGGCCAGATGATACTTAACCTAAGCACTGTTGCCGATAAGGATAGATTCCGAGAGTTAGGGCTATTTACTTTAGAGAAATGCAGGCGTAAAGGAATATGAttacagttttttaaatgatatagGGATCAGTCCAGTTGGGTAGGTTATTTTAGATGGATGGTAGAGGGGAATGCATATGAAACACCCAAAGGCACATCACAGAGGCAAAATCAAAAAAATGGACACCAAgctaaagaaggagacattagcatAGGTGACCAGAAGCTTCATCAAAGAGTTGGGTTGTAGACAGGATCTTAAAGGATGACAGGGAGATAGTGAGGTGGAAGGGTTTAGGTATGGAATTccagaggcagctgaaggcacaactgccagtggtggggatgcacaagaggccagagtcagaggaatggagagttcaatTGGGTGGTTATAGGCCTGAAGGAGGCTACAGAAATAGATTgcagcaaggccatgaagggatttacacaaggccagaatcagaggaatgGAGCGTTTGGAGGGCAAGGTTATAGGCCTGAAGGAggtcacagagacagagaggagcaaggccatgaagggatttaaacatgagcatTAGTAATTGTTTTTAAAAGATGATAAAAGTAGAGAGTTGTACCCAATCATACTCAGCCAGTGTAATTTGTTGATGATAAGGTGGCTACAGTTCTCATGGTCCCAAGTTAGTTTGAAGCAACCACTTGCAATCAGTGCAGACAGTCCAGAAAGCATGTGGATCGTTCTATAATCTACAAGACCAGACCAGCTCAGGAGGGAAACAACAAGGCACAATGTTTCCATGATCCCGGTTAAAGGACTGAAAAATAAATCATATCTTCTAAAAGGGAAGAGATAGTGTTGCTCAGTAGGTAGTTTCCGAGGCCAGGAATTTCCTCTTGCTGCTACTACTGTAACTTTATGGGTATcggtggcagtggggggggggggatggggggggtggtggaaaggGACAAGAAAGTAAAGGTGGAGGTGTGTAGTGTGCTGCCTTGTCTGCCCTGCTGAGGATATGGAGCTTCTTGTGGCTCTTGGGGGTGAGGGAGTTGGCAGCCAGCGTcagtgccacctccctccaggTGGCATGAGTGATAATTCTAGATGGCATGGTGATACTCAGACTCAGGAGTCTGATTGTCCTTACTGCAGTGCATCCCGGGAGGGCTAGGAGGTCTGAATTAATGAAGTTCTGCATTCTTCACCTGTTTGGCACCATGCCCTGCTGCCCTCTGGGCTCAGATGGCACTTGAATATTCATAATCCTGTCCATGTATAACAGAAAATATTGGTAAAACACTCAGTGAAGTAATTTCAGAGCGAGCTGATAGAGCAAAGCAGTTTTCTTGCCTTAGCTTATTGAAGACACCAATCGGTGTGTCATCCATGCCAAAAGAGTGACCATTAGGTACAAAGACATCCAGCTGGCTCAGTGGATAGGGGACAGCGTGTTTAAATCTCTCTGCTTGTGGACATTTTCTCCACGCTTTAATTTTATTTTGGAAGTGTAATTTAAAAACACAATTTTCAAACTATTTTTTTATTGGACTGCAAACATGGGGGAAGAAATTTGTGTTGTGGGGACCCTAATAGGGCGCAAACAACTTTTCGCCCAGGGCACTGGGCCGCTACCGACTCCCGTGAAGTTCCACGGGAGTTAGAGGAGACGCTAATCAGTAGCGTATCGCTCCTGCCGGTAGCGCCTCGGGTCACTGCGCCAGCAATGACAACATCATCACCGTGTACAGGGGCCCGTTTTCAGCCCCCGGAGCAAGGGGGCTGAATTTTGCCCGCATGGCCTCTTATGCAGGCTGGGCCTTTATTGTGTATTTTTGTTAGTATTCCATAATAGTGCAGCAGTAATGGAAGGGGAGCTTTAGACAGTCATTGTGCAGGAAGGAACCTTTGAAGGGGGAAATTGATGACATGTTCTGATGCAGTGCTCTGATATGAAAGACAGATACGTCTTGCATTAAATTATCCACTGTGTCCCCCAGTGTTCTGCTGAATGGCACAGGCTGACCAGTGAATTTGAAAGACTGCACAGAATTTGTAATTTGCGACAATTTTATTGTTTTTGAAATATGTATCATAGGTAGTTTAACAACAGAGTGCAACAGGAGATAACTGAAACAGGAAGACCAGTCTCATCAATCTAATCCTGATAGTTTCAGGGAGCACAGATGTTTGAATGTCATTAACTATGCTTCTAATATCCAGCCAGTCCTTACTCTTCCCTTCTTCTCTTGGacttctctctcttcatctctggtTTTGGCCCTTCTACAGCCATCTATTACAAGCCCACAGACTCATCTAACTACCCTGATTATGCTCTTCCAATTATGTAAAAAAAATCCTTCCTTTTCTCCAAGTTTCTCCATTTCTATCACACTTGCTCTGACAACCTGATGACTCCCTTTTCCATATCAGAGCATCTAAAATGCCCTTTGTCCTCAACCAAGATTACCACTCAAAAGTAGTTGCTATTTCCTGTGCCTCTCTTCTCAACCCCTCGACCTCCACTCACAACAATGATAGGGTCCCCTATTTGCTCACCTTCCACCTCACCATCTCCTGCATTCTTCAGATAATTTCCCACGACTTACAACATGATACCACCACCAGATTTTCCCCTCCCCATCCATCTCTGGCTTCCAGAGGGATCAGTCCATCGAGGATATCTTTGTTCTTTCTCTTATCACCCTGAACTCTGGCTACCCTTTCACTGGCACTTTCCCATGCAACCACAGCAGATGCAACACCATCCATTGCtggatgctggagtccattattaaggaagcagtagcagaacatttggaaaagcatcattcaattccagagatgaggctttgacttatgaagataggttgagtaggttgggcctatactcattggagttcagaagaatgagaggtgctcttatcgaaacatatacgataatgagggggctcggcaaggtggatgcagagaggatatttccagagtgagcaaggttttatgaaagggaaatcgtgtttgacaaatttgctggagttttttgaggaagtgacgagcagggtggataaggaggaaccagtggatgtggtgtatttggatttccagaaggcattcgataaggtgccacataaaaggttactgcacaagataaaagttcatggggttgggagtaatatattagcatggatagatgattggctaactaacagaaaaaagagtcaggataaacgggtcatattccagttggcaaacagtaactagtggggtgccgcagggatcggtgctggggcctcaactatttacaatctatattaatgacttggatgaagcgaccgagtgtaatgtagccaattttgctgaagatacaaagatgggtgggaaagcaaattgtgaggaggacacaaaaaatctgcaaagggatatagacaggctaagtgagtatgcaaaaaattggcagctggagtacaatgtgggaaagtgtgaggttatccattttggcagaaaaaatagaaaagcaaattataatttaaatggagaacaattgcaaagtgctgcagtgcagagggacctgggggtccttgtgcatgaaacacaaatgttaatagcaggtacagcaagtaatcaggaagacaaatggaatgctggcctttattgcaagggggatagattataaaagcagagaagtcctgctacaactgtacagggtattgctgaggccacacctagagtactgcattcagttttggtctcctttttaaggaaggatatacttgcattggaggcagttcagagaaggttcactaggttaattccagagatga comes from the Pristiophorus japonicus isolate sPriJap1 chromosome 15, sPriJap1.hap1, whole genome shotgun sequence genome and includes:
- the LOC139281528 gene encoding huntingtin-interacting protein K-like, which produces MWIKQKGGSATPLKKQRKKTIKEFRNAGLCSHTEKKEILSSDLETTMSVIGDRRSQEQKAKQEREKELAKVTIKKEDVEVIMNEMEISRSAAERSLREHLGNVVEALIALTD